The following proteins are co-located in the Flammeovirga kamogawensis genome:
- a CDS encoding sodium:solute symporter, translated as MSISAIESLGLFLAYVVLLFVISFYSSKSSNTTTFFTGDKNSPWYAVTFGMIGTTLSGITFISLPGIVKAASFSYLQMGLGYIVGYVVIAYVLMPLYYSNNLISIYGFLNNRFGKTAYKTGSSLFILSRGLQAAGKLFIMATVLQTFIYEPLGVPFLVNAFILLLIISLYTLKGGIKTVVWTDILQSAFMLIAGVLTIVLITNTMSSSMGEIWTKATENTTYTQVFFWDINAPNYFWKQFIAGAFIVIVMTGFDQDMMQKNLTIKKLKDSQKNMVIFSGILFLTLALFLLLGVYLYSYADFIQLELPSKSDKVFPLIAQQKLGFIGASIFLLGVIAAAFSSADSAITSLTTSFCVDFLNLTDSKKSNDDKEKVKRLTHFSFAFLLFILVIIFESINNTNALDTILKIASYTYGPLLGLFSFGILMNKKYQPRYYVLICLLAPTICYFIKTYSTELLNGYKFGYELLLLNGCLTFLGLFLSSRKVEA; from the coding sequence ATGAGTATTTCTGCAATTGAAAGCTTAGGTTTATTCTTAGCCTATGTGGTATTATTATTTGTCATTTCTTTTTATTCTTCAAAAAGTAGTAACACAACAACATTTTTTACCGGAGACAAAAACTCTCCTTGGTATGCTGTAACATTTGGAATGATAGGTACCACCCTTTCTGGTATTACATTTATATCTTTACCCGGTATAGTAAAGGCTGCTTCTTTTAGCTACTTACAAATGGGACTTGGATATATTGTTGGCTATGTAGTAATAGCTTACGTTTTAATGCCGCTCTATTACTCCAATAATTTGATATCCATTTATGGTTTTCTGAATAACCGTTTTGGAAAAACTGCTTATAAAACTGGTTCATCCTTATTTATTTTATCCAGAGGTTTACAGGCTGCCGGCAAACTATTTATAATGGCTACTGTGCTACAAACCTTTATTTATGAGCCATTAGGTGTTCCCTTCTTAGTTAACGCATTTATATTATTACTGATTATTAGTTTATACACGCTTAAAGGCGGAATAAAAACAGTTGTTTGGACAGATATACTACAAAGTGCATTTATGCTTATTGCTGGTGTTCTTACAATTGTATTAATAACTAATACAATGTCTAGTTCAATGGGTGAAATTTGGACAAAAGCTACTGAGAATACTACCTATACTCAAGTTTTTTTCTGGGATATAAATGCTCCAAATTATTTTTGGAAACAGTTTATTGCTGGAGCTTTTATTGTTATTGTAATGACAGGTTTTGATCAGGACATGATGCAGAAAAACCTTACCATTAAAAAGCTAAAAGACTCACAAAAAAACATGGTAATTTTTAGTGGTATTTTATTTCTCACTCTCGCATTATTTTTATTATTGGGTGTTTACTTATACAGCTATGCAGATTTTATTCAATTAGAGTTACCTAGTAAATCAGATAAAGTATTCCCATTAATTGCACAACAAAAATTAGGTTTTATTGGAGCTAGTATATTTTTATTGGGCGTAATTGCTGCAGCTTTTTCTAGTGCAGACTCTGCTATAACATCATTAACTACTTCATTTTGTGTCGACTTTTTAAACTTAACTGATAGTAAAAAATCAAACGATGATAAAGAAAAAGTGAAAAGGTTAACACATTTTTCTTTTGCCTTTTTACTATTTATTTTAGTAATCATTTTTGAATCAATTAATAATACAAACGCACTAGATACCATACTAAAAATAGCTTCTTATACTTACGGACCACTATTAGGTTTATTTTCATTTGGTATATTAATGAATAAGAAATATCAACCTAGATATTATGTACTTATCTGCTTATTAGCACCTACTATATGTTATTTTATAAAAACTTACTCTACAGAATTACTAA
- a CDS encoding COG3014 family protein translates to MIYRFLICLTLVFTVVACAPTFYQKTYEFNKALSESNYDQAAAFMAASKKMETGRLEFLYYVNYGMVTSLQREFDQSNQYFQKADIFVEDHKKSVLEEGGALLLNPNLTTYPGEDHEKLMVNYFKALNYLEMRQYNEALVECKRMNIRLNQLSDKYKSDKKYKKDAFIHVMMGIIYEAFNDPNNAFIAYRNALDIYENDYAKLFKTPIPQQLKLDLVRTAQETGLWDDADKYAKKFGIENKKDEAYADLVLLWNNGMSPVKDEWGINFAIIQGSNGWVTFVNKDLGLTFPYYAGKDQPSVSWIRAVFPKYVERKSFYKDAIVMDSTGNKYGFSFAEDINAISFKVLEERMLLEFSKTLLRVALKQSVAAKVSQENEGWGAALSIIGSATESADTRSWQSLPKDISYSRIPLVEGQTSVEIELTTLKGTKEKRTIQLPKFNKGERVVLPYYTLTSFDAQTSSQF, encoded by the coding sequence ATGATCTATCGTTTTTTAATCTGTCTAACATTAGTCTTCACCGTAGTTGCTTGTGCTCCAACATTCTACCAGAAAACGTACGAATTTAACAAAGCGTTATCTGAAAGTAATTATGATCAAGCAGCAGCTTTTATGGCCGCGAGTAAGAAAATGGAAACAGGGCGTTTGGAATTTCTATACTATGTCAATTATGGTATGGTTACTTCCCTTCAAAGAGAGTTTGATCAAAGTAATCAATACTTCCAAAAGGCTGATATTTTTGTAGAGGATCATAAAAAAAGTGTTTTAGAAGAAGGTGGTGCTTTACTTCTAAATCCTAACTTAACAACTTACCCTGGCGAGGACCACGAAAAACTAATGGTAAACTATTTCAAGGCTCTAAATTACCTTGAAATGAGACAATATAACGAGGCTCTTGTTGAATGTAAGCGAATGAATATCCGTTTAAATCAGCTTTCTGATAAATATAAATCGGATAAAAAATATAAAAAAGACGCTTTTATCCATGTAATGATGGGTATTATCTATGAGGCATTCAACGATCCTAACAATGCATTTATCGCATATCGTAACGCTTTAGATATTTACGAAAATGATTATGCTAAATTATTTAAAACACCAATCCCTCAACAACTAAAGTTAGATTTAGTGAGAACAGCTCAAGAAACTGGTCTGTGGGATGATGCAGATAAATACGCTAAGAAATTTGGCATTGAAAATAAAAAGGATGAAGCATATGCCGATTTAGTTCTTTTATGGAACAATGGTATGTCTCCTGTTAAAGATGAATGGGGAATTAACTTTGCAATTATCCAAGGAAGTAACGGTTGGGTTACATTCGTGAATAAAGATCTTGGATTAACATTCCCATACTACGCAGGTAAAGATCAACCTTCTGTATCTTGGATTAGAGCTGTATTCCCTAAATATGTAGAAAGAAAAAGCTTTTATAAAGATGCTATTGTAATGGATAGTACCGGAAATAAATACGGTTTCTCTTTTGCTGAAGATATCAATGCTATCTCTTTTAAAGTACTTGAAGAAAGAATGTTACTTGAGTTTAGTAAAACACTATTACGTGTAGCTTTAAAACAAAGTGTAGCAGCAAAAGTTTCTCAAGAAAATGAAGGGTGGGGTGCCGCTTTAAGTATAATTGGTTCTGCTACAGAATCTGCTGACACAAGGTCTTGGCAATCACTCCCTAAAGATATTTCTTATTCTAGAATCCCTCTTGTAGAAGGTCAAACTTCTGTAGAAATAGAACTTACTACTTTAAAAGGGACAAAAGAAAAACGTACTATTCAGTTACCTAAATTTAATAAAGGAGAAAGAGTTGTATTACCATATTACACCCTAACTTCTTTTGATGCTCAGACGTCATCACAATTCTAG
- a CDS encoding penicillin-binding protein activator LpoB: protein MNLTKRFTFAVAILSLIIVGSCSRSVTRVDPNQTIDISGRWNDTDSRQVSKDMISDVMSRPWLPNFENSKNKKPVVIVGGVINKSHEHIEAETFIKDIEREFINSGKVRVVENDQFREQLRAEQQSQQTNASEETQKRIAQELGADFIMFGTINSTVDELKKEKLVNYKINLELADLETTEKVWIGDKEIKKYIKN from the coding sequence ATGAATTTAACGAAGAGATTTACTTTTGCAGTAGCAATTCTTTCTTTAATTATAGTAGGATCTTGTTCTAGATCTGTAACTAGAGTAGACCCAAACCAAACTATTGATATTAGTGGTAGATGGAATGACACAGATTCAAGACAAGTATCTAAAGATATGATTTCTGATGTTATGAGCCGTCCTTGGTTACCAAACTTTGAAAACTCTAAAAATAAAAAACCTGTAGTAATTGTAGGTGGCGTTATTAATAAAAGCCATGAGCACATTGAAGCAGAAACTTTTATTAAAGATATTGAGCGTGAATTTATTAACTCTGGTAAAGTAAGAGTTGTAGAAAACGATCAATTCCGTGAGCAATTACGTGCTGAGCAACAGTCTCAACAAACAAATGCTTCTGAAGAAACTCAGAAGAGAATTGCACAAGAGTTAGGTGCTGACTTTATTATGTTCGGAACTATCAATTCTACAGTTGATGAACTTAAAAAAGAAAAGTTAGTAAACTACAAAATCAATCTTGAATTAGCTGATCTTGAAACTACTGAAAAAGTTTGGATCGGAGATAAAGAGATCAAAAAGTATATCAAAAACTAA